The segment AATAAAAACAAGCTTTTTGAAGATTTAGGCGGCATTCCTGTTATTGTTCATACCCTTAAAAAAATTTCTGCCGTAAAAAAAATAAACAGTATTATAATCTGTACTTCGGCAGGTTTGGTTGGCGAAATAGAAAAATTGGTAAATGAATATAATATTTTAAAAGTTAAAAAAATTATTCCCGGCGGAAAAACACGGCAGGAATCTGTTTTTTTAGGGTTACTTAATCTCGAAAAATCAAATCCTGATTTTGTTTTAATACATGATGGGGCAAGACCTTTGATTTCGGAGGAAATTATAAAAAATTCAATAGAGATAGCCGCTGAAAAAGGTGCTGCTGTTGTAGCAGTGCCTGTAAAAGACACAATTAAAAAAGTAAATACTAAAACCCAAGAAATTATAGGGACTTTAAAACGTGATGAACTGTGGAGTATCCAAACTCCGCAGGTTTTTAAATTTAAAGAAATTTTAGAAGCGCATGAAGTTTTCAAAGGGCAGGATTTTACCGATGACAGCGCACTGTTAGAAGAGTTGAAAATCCCTGTGAATATTGTTATGGGAAGTTATAAAAACATTAAAATAACTACCGAAGAAGACCTTAAAATTGCCGGAAGTTTGATTGAATAAAATATTATTCTTTATATCCGATAACGGTAGAAATTGCATCAGTATGACTATGAGAAACACTTACTTCCCATTTTGTAATTTTAAATTGCTGTTCAAGCTCCTTTGCTCGTCCAAAAAGCTTTATAGTTAAAGCCCCGTTGGCATCTCTTACGGATTCTACATCTTTCCAGTTTATGCCTTTGCTCCAGCCGAGTCTTTTAATTCCTACACCAAGTGCTTTTGAAACAGCTTCTTTTGTGGCAAATCTTACAGAAAGTCTTGAAGCGGTATTTTTAGGGCTTGAAAGGCAGTATTTTATTTCATTTTCTGTAAAAGTTTTTTCAAGAAATTTTCCCCCAAATTTGTCAAAAGCAGCTTGAATTCTGTTAATTTCACATATATCGTTACCGAGAAAAATTTTCATTAATTATAAATATTCCTAGTCAAAGTCAAGTATAGTGGTTAAAATTTCATTAAAAAGCTCTTTTTTTTCATCTTCATTAACGTTTTTAAGCATTTCAACAGCCGAGTGAGTTGTTTCGTCTTTATCATACCATCTTTTTCTAATGAAAGGACTCTGGTTGTTAACAATATGAATAAAATTATCAACGTCATATTGTTTGTTAACAATTAATTGAATAATATCATTGGCAATATCATTGCGAGTTTCAGGATCAAAGCTTTCTATTGTTTCCATAATTTGTTTTAAGGTTTCGTTTTTTTCATACCAGCGATTATGTTGCATTTTTTTAAAACTCATAAATCCCATAAA is part of the bacterium genome and harbors:
- the ispD gene encoding 2-C-methyl-D-erythritol 4-phosphate cytidylyltransferase, coding for MNITAIIAAAGSGTRYSNNKNKLFEDLGGIPVIVHTLKKISAVKKINSIIICTSAGLVGEIEKLVNEYNILKVKKIIPGGKTRQESVFLGLLNLEKSNPDFVLIHDGARPLISEEIIKNSIEIAAEKGAAVVAVPVKDTIKKVNTKTQEIIGTLKRDELWSIQTPQVFKFKEILEAHEVFKGQDFTDDSALLEELKIPVNIVMGSYKNIKITTEEDLKIAGSLIE
- the acpS gene encoding holo-ACP synthase, which translates into the protein MKIFLGNDICEINRIQAAFDKFGGKFLEKTFTENEIKYCLSSPKNTASRLSVRFATKEAVSKALGVGIKRLGWSKGINWKDVESVRDANGALTIKLFGRAKELEQQFKITKWEVSVSHSHTDAISTVIGYKE